The following are encoded in a window of Triticum urartu cultivar G1812 unplaced genomic scaffold, Tu2.1 TuUngrouped_contig_6282, whole genome shotgun sequence genomic DNA:
- the LOC125530383 gene encoding uncharacterized protein LOC125530383 isoform X3 — protein MPTDLSRESIQFRSPLTFLIIMYTTILPAAILAGSALFFSPATLTHISTLVLRRLASCSSYHLPPAAHIWSGGKHAAAAAAASEEDGRVQEAHEGRALGRHRGQPVGRRRAHRDPRRHPVVRPPLRRLHRRGVRQERPCRPRRAARRRRRQPHHPGWYLIKLSFPDEHLTAVSGRYGAVAPGGSPVIRSLAFRTERAAYGPFGAAEGTPFEFAVEGGVIVGLCGRSGWQLDAVGMYVTPLRPEKLYDKVQKLGLMAYRSVMHRLGPAPAPPQDELPEARVQHQHQNGSVVQTSRKNY, from the exons ATGCCTACTGATCTCTCAAGAGAGAGCATCCAGTTCCGTTCTCCACTTACATTTCTCATCATCATGTATACTACAATCCTGCCAGCTGCCATTTTGGCTGGATCTGCCCTTTTTTTTTCACCAGCTACTTTAACCCATATAAGTACACTTGTTCTTAGAAGATTAGCTAGCTGCTCATCTTACCACTTACCACCTGCTGCACATATCTGGAGTGGAGGCAAACATG cagcagcagccgccgccgcctccgagGAAGATGGTCGCGTCCAAGAAGCTCATGAAGGTCGGGCCTTGGGGCGGCACCGGGGGCAACCCGTGGGACGACGGCGGGCACACCGGGATCCGCGGCGTCACCCTGTCGTACGACCACCGCTGCGTCGTCTCCATCGCCGTGGAGTACGACAGGAGCGGCCTTGCCGTCCCCGGCGAGCGGCACGGCGGCGCCGGAGGCAACCACACCACCCAGGTTGGTACTTG ATCAAGCTGAGCTTCCCGGACGAGCACCTGACAGCCGTGAGCGGCCGGTACGGCGCGGTGGCGCCCGGCGGCTCGCCGGTGATCCGGTCGCTGGCGTTCAGGACGGAGCGCGCGGCGTATGGGCCGTTCGGCGCCGCGGAGGGCACGCCGTTCGAGTTCGCGGTGGAGGGCGGCGTGATCGTGGGGTTGTGCGGGCGGAGCGGCTGGCAGCTGGACGCCGTCGGGATGTACGTGACGCCGCTGCGGCCGGAGAAGCTGTATGATAAGGTGCAGAAGCTGGGGCTCATGGCCTACCGCTCGGTCATGCACCGTCTcgggccggcgccggcgccgccgcAGGACGAGCTGCCGGAGGCGAGAGTGCAGCATCAGCATCAGAACGGCAGTGTGGTTCAGACAAGTCGCAAGAATTACTAG
- the LOC125530383 gene encoding jacalin-related lectin 19-like isoform X5, which produces MQQQPPPPPRKMVASKKLMKVGPWGGTGGNPWDDGGHTGIRGVTLSYDHRCVVSIAVEYDRSGLAVPGERHGGAGGNHTTQIKLSFPDEHLTAVSGRYGAVAPGGSPVIRSLAFRTERAAYGPFGAAEGTPFEFAVEGGVIVGLCGRSGWQLDAVGMYVTPLRPEKLYDKVQKLGLMAYRSVMHRLGPAPAPPQDELPEARVQHQHQNGSVVQTSRKNY; this is translated from the exons ATG cagcagcagccgccgccgcctccgagGAAGATGGTCGCGTCCAAGAAGCTCATGAAGGTCGGGCCTTGGGGCGGCACCGGGGGCAACCCGTGGGACGACGGCGGGCACACCGGGATCCGCGGCGTCACCCTGTCGTACGACCACCGCTGCGTCGTCTCCATCGCCGTGGAGTACGACAGGAGCGGCCTTGCCGTCCCCGGCGAGCGGCACGGCGGCGCCGGAGGCAACCACACCACCCAG ATCAAGCTGAGCTTCCCGGACGAGCACCTGACAGCCGTGAGCGGCCGGTACGGCGCGGTGGCGCCCGGCGGCTCGCCGGTGATCCGGTCGCTGGCGTTCAGGACGGAGCGCGCGGCGTATGGGCCGTTCGGCGCCGCGGAGGGCACGCCGTTCGAGTTCGCGGTGGAGGGCGGCGTGATCGTGGGGTTGTGCGGGCGGAGCGGCTGGCAGCTGGACGCCGTCGGGATGTACGTGACGCCGCTGCGGCCGGAGAAGCTGTATGATAAGGTGCAGAAGCTGGGGCTCATGGCCTACCGCTCGGTCATGCACCGTCTcgggccggcgccggcgccgccgcAGGACGAGCTGCCGGAGGCGAGAGTGCAGCATCAGCATCAGAACGGCAGTGTGGTTCAGACAAGTCGCAAGAATTACTAG
- the LOC125530383 gene encoding uncharacterized protein LOC125530383 isoform X2 gives MPTDLSRESIQFRSPLTFLIIMYTTILPAAILAGSALFFSPATLTHISTLVLRRLASCSSYHLPPAAHIWSGGKHAAAAAAAASEEDGRVQEAHEGRALGRHRGQPVGRRRAHRDPRRHPVVRPPLRRLHRRGVRQERPCRPRRAARRRRRQPHHPGWYLIKLSFPDEHLTAVSGRYGAVAPGGSPVIRSLAFRTERAAYGPFGAAEGTPFEFAVEGGVIVGLCGRSGWQLDAVGMYVTPLRPEKLYDKVQKLGLMAYRSVMHRLGPAPAPPQDELPEARVQHQHQNGSVVQTSRKNY, from the exons ATGCCTACTGATCTCTCAAGAGAGAGCATCCAGTTCCGTTCTCCACTTACATTTCTCATCATCATGTATACTACAATCCTGCCAGCTGCCATTTTGGCTGGATCTGCCCTTTTTTTTTCACCAGCTACTTTAACCCATATAAGTACACTTGTTCTTAGAAGATTAGCTAGCTGCTCATCTTACCACTTACCACCTGCTGCACATATCTGGAGTGGAGGCAAACATG cagcagcagcagccgccgccgcctccgagGAAGATGGTCGCGTCCAAGAAGCTCATGAAGGTCGGGCCTTGGGGCGGCACCGGGGGCAACCCGTGGGACGACGGCGGGCACACCGGGATCCGCGGCGTCACCCTGTCGTACGACCACCGCTGCGTCGTCTCCATCGCCGTGGAGTACGACAGGAGCGGCCTTGCCGTCCCCGGCGAGCGGCACGGCGGCGCCGGAGGCAACCACACCACCCAGGTTGGTACTTG ATCAAGCTGAGCTTCCCGGACGAGCACCTGACAGCCGTGAGCGGCCGGTACGGCGCGGTGGCGCCCGGCGGCTCGCCGGTGATCCGGTCGCTGGCGTTCAGGACGGAGCGCGCGGCGTATGGGCCGTTCGGCGCCGCGGAGGGCACGCCGTTCGAGTTCGCGGTGGAGGGCGGCGTGATCGTGGGGTTGTGCGGGCGGAGCGGCTGGCAGCTGGACGCCGTCGGGATGTACGTGACGCCGCTGCGGCCGGAGAAGCTGTATGATAAGGTGCAGAAGCTGGGGCTCATGGCCTACCGCTCGGTCATGCACCGTCTcgggccggcgccggcgccgccgcAGGACGAGCTGCCGGAGGCGAGAGTGCAGCATCAGCATCAGAACGGCAGTGTGGTTCAGACAAGTCGCAAGAATTACTAG
- the LOC125530383 gene encoding jacalin-related lectin 19-like isoform X4 gives MQQQQPPPPPRKMVASKKLMKVGPWGGTGGNPWDDGGHTGIRGVTLSYDHRCVVSIAVEYDRSGLAVPGERHGGAGGNHTTQIKLSFPDEHLTAVSGRYGAVAPGGSPVIRSLAFRTERAAYGPFGAAEGTPFEFAVEGGVIVGLCGRSGWQLDAVGMYVTPLRPEKLYDKVQKLGLMAYRSVMHRLGPAPAPPQDELPEARVQHQHQNGSVVQTSRKNY, from the exons ATG cagcagcagcagccgccgccgcctccgagGAAGATGGTCGCGTCCAAGAAGCTCATGAAGGTCGGGCCTTGGGGCGGCACCGGGGGCAACCCGTGGGACGACGGCGGGCACACCGGGATCCGCGGCGTCACCCTGTCGTACGACCACCGCTGCGTCGTCTCCATCGCCGTGGAGTACGACAGGAGCGGCCTTGCCGTCCCCGGCGAGCGGCACGGCGGCGCCGGAGGCAACCACACCACCCAG ATCAAGCTGAGCTTCCCGGACGAGCACCTGACAGCCGTGAGCGGCCGGTACGGCGCGGTGGCGCCCGGCGGCTCGCCGGTGATCCGGTCGCTGGCGTTCAGGACGGAGCGCGCGGCGTATGGGCCGTTCGGCGCCGCGGAGGGCACGCCGTTCGAGTTCGCGGTGGAGGGCGGCGTGATCGTGGGGTTGTGCGGGCGGAGCGGCTGGCAGCTGGACGCCGTCGGGATGTACGTGACGCCGCTGCGGCCGGAGAAGCTGTATGATAAGGTGCAGAAGCTGGGGCTCATGGCCTACCGCTCGGTCATGCACCGTCTcgggccggcgccggcgccgccgcAGGACGAGCTGCCGGAGGCGAGAGTGCAGCATCAGCATCAGAACGGCAGTGTGGTTCAGACAAGTCGCAAGAATTACTAG
- the LOC125530383 gene encoding agglutinin-like isoform X1 gives MPTDLSRESIQFRSPLTFLIIMYTTILPAAILAGSALFFSPATLTHISTLVLRRLASCSSYHLPPAAHIWSGGKHGTLVISPVFSFIFSQANRILITSEFLQQQQPPPPPRKMVASKKLMKVGPWGGTGGNPWDDGGHTGIRGVTLSYDHRCVVSIAVEYDRSGLAVPGERHGGAGGNHTTQIKLSFPDEHLTAVSGRYGAVAPGGSPVIRSLAFRTERAAYGPFGAAEGTPFEFAVEGGVIVGLCGRSGWQLDAVGMYVTPLRPEKLYDKVQKLGLMAYRSVMHRLGPAPAPPQDELPEARVQHQHQNGSVVQTSRKNY, from the exons ATGCCTACTGATCTCTCAAGAGAGAGCATCCAGTTCCGTTCTCCACTTACATTTCTCATCATCATGTATACTACAATCCTGCCAGCTGCCATTTTGGCTGGATCTGCCCTTTTTTTTTCACCAGCTACTTTAACCCATATAAGTACACTTGTTCTTAGAAGATTAGCTAGCTGCTCATCTTACCACTTACCACCTGCTGCACATATCTGGAGTGGAGGCAAACATGGTACACTAGTGATCTCACCAGTATTCAGTTTCATTTTCAGTCAAGCAAATCGGATTCTCATCACATCTGAATTCTTA cagcagcagcagccgccgccgcctccgagGAAGATGGTCGCGTCCAAGAAGCTCATGAAGGTCGGGCCTTGGGGCGGCACCGGGGGCAACCCGTGGGACGACGGCGGGCACACCGGGATCCGCGGCGTCACCCTGTCGTACGACCACCGCTGCGTCGTCTCCATCGCCGTGGAGTACGACAGGAGCGGCCTTGCCGTCCCCGGCGAGCGGCACGGCGGCGCCGGAGGCAACCACACCACCCAG ATCAAGCTGAGCTTCCCGGACGAGCACCTGACAGCCGTGAGCGGCCGGTACGGCGCGGTGGCGCCCGGCGGCTCGCCGGTGATCCGGTCGCTGGCGTTCAGGACGGAGCGCGCGGCGTATGGGCCGTTCGGCGCCGCGGAGGGCACGCCGTTCGAGTTCGCGGTGGAGGGCGGCGTGATCGTGGGGTTGTGCGGGCGGAGCGGCTGGCAGCTGGACGCCGTCGGGATGTACGTGACGCCGCTGCGGCCGGAGAAGCTGTATGATAAGGTGCAGAAGCTGGGGCTCATGGCCTACCGCTCGGTCATGCACCGTCTcgggccggcgccggcgccgccgcAGGACGAGCTGCCGGAGGCGAGAGTGCAGCATCAGCATCAGAACGGCAGTGTGGTTCAGACAAGTCGCAAGAATTACTAG